Below is a genomic region from Pseudomonas svalbardensis.
CAAAACAGGTGTGGCAGACGCCGAACCGACGACCGCGGCGCGAATTCTACTGAAAGCCTCGCCTCGTGCCCTTGCTTTCCGACAAGTAACGAACCATTTGACCGATTCCTGTCCTGTGTCACGGCGCCGTCATCTGAATACGCCAGTCTGGCGCCCCTCGAAACCGACACGGAAACCGTCATGTTGCACGCCGAAAACCAGGATCGCCTCTACCTCATTGCTCAAAGCGACGAACAACAAAACCTCGTTGGCAGCCTCGCCTTCAACGTCCAGGACCGCCACTGGCTGGTGTATTGCGCATTGGGTGGGCATCAGCATTCGGATTTGCCAGAGACGGATTTGCTGACAGGCGTGAGTGTTCTGGATTTTTACTCCGAAGCAGCATGACACCGCTGCCCCCCTGTGGGAGTAGTCCCACCAAAAATCAGCAAGCATGAAAAAGCCCGGGGCCATTGCTGGCAACCGGGCTTTTTTGAATCCAGCGAATGTTTATTCGCCGAGAATCTGACCAATCGTCGGATCCTTGAACAGACGCGTCAACGCATCGCTCAGCACATCACTGACCAGCTTGGTATTGGTTTCCTGATTCGGCGCCATACCAAAACGTTGATCCAGGGACGCACCGTAACGCCCGCTGTAACGACGATTGGCATTCTGCACATCGGAGCGGAACGTCGCGCCGATGGTGGCCTCAGTCACGTACATGCCTTCTTTAGGCGACTGATACTTCAGCTCGGCCAGGGTCACGGTTATTTGCGGTGCATTCGGTGCATTGTTGGTTGGCGTAAAACCCAGCAACCGCACGGCCGCTTCGGCCTGAGCCTGCAACTTCGGCAGAATTTGCGCGCCCTGCACGGTGATCGCGCTGGTCTCAGGGTACAGGCCACCACGGGTGCCCAAAGTCGGCGACGGACGACCGTCCACCACACGCACCACCACCGGTTGACCATGACCGACCGGTGCCAGCTGAGTCGTCAGCTTGGGTTCCGGATTCAGTTGTTGCGGGCTGTGGGCGCAGCCGACCAGCGTCAAACTGGTCACAGTGATCAAACCGAACAACAGGCGTTGCAACATGCTCTTTTCTCCAGAATCAGGCACAAACAGGCCGGCAGTATAGCGGTGCGCCACTGCGGCTAACCAGCACCCCACAGTGAATACTGAAATGTCTGACAAACCCTTGGGAAGCCGGTTCCTGTCACACAGATGTCATCGCCCATACACTTTCACGTCACGGCTCGCTGGCAACCTTCACAGCAGTCACCCCACAAGGTACTTCGCCATGCGCTATCTCATCTCGCTGTTCAACCCACGTCCTCTGCATCGCTGCTTCGCCCTGCTCGACCGTAACGGCCACTGCCAGGCATTCAAACAGTGCAGCCTCCAGCCGATGGGTGATGACTGGGTCGAAATCGAAGAAATCCGTCTCAACTGGTTACACCATCCCCTGCCCCCTAGCGCCCGTGTCAGCCAGCGCCAGCCACGTGCGCGGGCTCAACATCTGTTGACCACCTGACCGAACACCTAATAAAAGTCATTAAACACGACCATTTCCCTACGTTTCTTCGCTACAATCTCCCCCCGATTATAAGGACGTCTCCTGATCGGGCCTCGCAGCATCGTCAATGCGCTTGTATTGACACCCCGCACCGCCCACAGAGAGCCGCCCACACAGATCGAGTGAAGCTGGCGCGCTTGCTGTTCCTTGAGCAAAACCCCCACTTTTCGCGAATCTGCAGAGCTGTCATTACGCTCGGTTACTGAGCTGTTTGCCCGTTTTGCCTGTCATGTATCCCATGGCGGCAATCCATCCGGGCACGGTGCCAGGCTGGGGCAGCCCTTTTTTGAGGTTCACGTCTTCAAAAGAGCGTGAAAAAAACGGGTTTTCACAACTTCACAAGAGTGTGGCGAGCAAATGAATAGTTTTGCGTCTGAATATGCACCATTAGCGTCTGAAACAGCCCAACGACACAGGACCGAGTACGCCTCGAACACCGGATCCTGAAGCCTGTCCTCTACGGATTTGGTTGCACAAACGGATGTATCGACCATAAGTCGAATTGCCAGCCGCGCGTTGAAGTGAGTTCATGTAACTCTTTTAGACCCGGCCGGTAGCGTCCGTCGAAGTTGCGAAAAATTGCGAAGATTCGGACATGGCGATACTGCCATGGGTACCTGGGGCATCACTGACACGCCCCTGAACGCCTGGCAGCCATGCCGACAATTTGGTGCTGCAGATTTTGGAGACGCGTTAAATGGCGCATAACGAAGCAGTCGACGTAGTACTGGTTGGGGCCGGCATCATGAGTGCCACCCTCGCTGTACTGCTCAAAGAGCTCGACCCCGCGATCAAGCTGGAAGTCGTCGAGTTGATGGATTCCGGTGCCGCGGAGAGTTCGAACCCGTGGAACAACGCCGGTACCGGTCACGCCGGGCTGTGTGAGCTCAACTACACGCCGCAGGCCGCCGACGGCACCGTCGACATCAAGAAAGCCGTGCACATCAACACCCAGTTCGAGGTGTCGAAGCAGTTCTGGTCCTACCTGACCAGGAAAAGCACCTTCGGCTCGTGCAAGACGTTCATCAGCCCGGTGCCGCACCTGAGCTTCGTCCAGAGTGACGATGGCGTTTCCTTCCTCAAGGAACGCTTCAAGACGCTGAGCAAGCACCACGCCTTCTCGGACATGGAATACACCGAAGACAAGGCCACCATGGCCGAGTGGATGCCGCTGATGATGCCTGGCCGGCCGGCCGACGAAGTCGTCGCCGCCACCCGCGTCATGAACGGCACCGACGTCAACTTCGGCGCCCTGACCAATCAACTGCTCAAGCACCTGACCAGCGCACCCGATGCCCAGGTCAAGTACTGCAAGCGCGTGACCGGCCTCAAGCGTAACGGCAGTGGCTGGACCGTCAGCATCAAGGACGTCAACAGCGGCAATTCCCGTGACGTCGACGCGAAATTCGTGTTCCTCGGTGCTGGCGGCGCGGCACTGCCGCTGCTGCAAGCTTCGGGCATCGAAGAAAGCAAAGGCTTCGGCGGCTTCCCGATCAGCGGCCAGTGGCTGCGTTGCGACAACCCGGAAGTGGTCAAACACCACCAGGCCAAGGTTTACAGCCAGGCGGCCGTGGGTTCGCCACCGATGTCGGTGCCGCACCTGGACACCCGCGTCGTCGATGGCAAGAAGTCCCTGCTGTTCGGACCTTACGCCGGTTTCACCACCAAGTTCCTCAAGCACGGCTCCTTCATGGACCTGCCGATGTCGGTTCGCGCCGGCAACATCGGCCCGATGCTGGCCGTGGCGAAAAACAACATGGACCTGACCAAGTACCTGGTCAGCGAAGTGATGCAGTCGATGGAACAGCGTCTGGATTCCCTGCGTCGCTTCTACCCTGAAGCGAAAGCCGAAGACTGGCGCCTGGAAGTGGCCGGCCAACGGGTGCAGATCATCAAGAAAGACCCGAAAAAGGGCGGCGTTCTGCAGTTCGGTACCGAACTGGTCGCGGCCAAGGACGGTACGCTTGCTGCCCTGCTCGGCGCTTCGCCAGGTGCGTCGGTGACCGTTTCGATCATGCTTGAGCTGATCGAGAAATGCTTCCCGAACAAAACTTCTGGTGAATGGGCTGCCAAGCTCGCGGAAATCTTCCCGGCTCGGGAAAAAGTTCTGGAAACCGACGCTGCGCTGTATCGCAAGATCAATGTGCAGAACAACGTCGCGCTGGAACTGGTTGAAGCCAGCAACGAGACCGAAAGCTACGCTTGATTCGGCCGCATAAAAAACGCCCCGTTCTTATTGAGAGCGGGGCGTTTTTTTGTGCCTTTAAAAGATCTTAACCGCGAGCCTTTTCGATCAGTTCGATGTACTCGGCCGCGTTGCGCTGATCCTTGATCAGGGCGACGAAGTCGTTGCCGTGCTCATCCTTGCCGTCCAGATCCAGACCGGCTTCGACGAAAAACGTCAGAAAACGCCCGAAGTCATCGATGCGCAGGCCGCGGTAGGCCTTGATCAGTTTGTGCAGCGACGGCGACGTGGCGTCGACCGGTTCGAAATCGAGGAACAGCTTGATCTGCTCATCGCCGATCTCGTCACCAATCACTTGCTTCTTATCTTTACGCATTGCCGACTCCAGCTCGCAGACATTTCACGGGACGGGCAGTTTACCCCTCCGCGGGCATAGGGCTCAACGCGGACGAACGCTGCCTGTGTGCAGATCGGCCCAGACATGGCCGTTGGCGTAGCTGAGGAACTGGCAATACACCGTGTCATTGCGCAACAAGTCGATCACCACCCGGTACTGGGCCATCGGGTAAAACAGCGTCAAGGTTTTGCTTTTGTCGTCGTAGATCGGCTTTTTCAGGCTTTTGCTTTCGCCATCGAAATTGACCAGCACCTGGTTGATGGTCGCGCCCTTGTTCAAGGATTTGCCCTTGAGACGGATCAGCAACGGTGAGGTCACCGGAATCGGCTGCTGGTTTGACTGGCGTTGACTGCCGACCACCACCGAGTACTCGGTGACCTGCAACAGCTGTTGCTGCTCGGGCTCCGCGTCACGCAGGGTCAAGTCATCGGGGGGCAGGAACTGCGCGTGCATCGGCGCCGGGGCGGCAGCCAGAGGCAGGCTGACGGTCAGCAACAGGGCGACGCAGCTGCGGATCAAAAGGCTCATGACAGGCTCCCAAGACGAGGCCGAGCACTGTAGCAGCTGCCGAAGGCTGCGTCCGGCTGCGCAGCAGTCGTAAAACAGGCAATGCGTTTTTTCAGTTAAACCGTGGGTTCAGATTCTACGGCTTCTGCGCAGCCGGACGCAGGCTGCGCCAGCTGCTACAGAAATCTGATTATCAATCGAACTGCGCGCGCATCCACGCGTGATACTCGGCCACACCCGGCTCGCCTTCGCGCGGTGCCCAGTGCGCAAGCTCACCCTCACCGACCGGGCGATAAGGGCCAGCCTTGCATTCGAACATCAGGCTGTCGGCTTCCAGTACCACCAGACCATGGAACACACCGGTCGGCAGATCCACGCCAACACAATCGCCACCGGCCTGCAGAATCTGTTTTTTCAGCACGGCGCCCGACTCATCGAAAATCAACAGGCCAAGCCGCCCCTTGAGGACCAGCAAGGTTTCGGCTTTGTTATCGCCCAGATGGCGGTGAGGCGGGATGTAGGTGTTCGGCTGCAACCCTACGGCCATGCGATGACAAGCGTCTTCCATCTGATGGAAGTTGTGATGCTGACGTCCGCGAGGATTGGCTGCGGCTTTCTCGGCCAATTCAGCGAACAGGGTTTGATCGAGAAAGCTCGGAGCGGTCATGTTCTTACATTCCTTTAACAGCAAAAATCCCGTTGGCGTTACGCCAGTAGCCTTTGTAATCCATGCCGTAACCGAAGATGTAACGGTCGATGCATGGCAGGCCGACGAAGTCGGCTTTCAGGTCCGGGCGAGCCTTGCGGTCGTGGTCCTTGTCGATCAGCACGGCGGTGTGCACAGCACGGGCGCCGGCGTGTTTGCAGAAGTCGATGATCGCGCCCAGGGTGTGACCTTCGTCGAGGATGTCGTCGATGATCAGCACGTCACGGTCGATGAACGACACTTCCGGCTTGGCTTTCCAGAACAGATCGCCGCCGCTGGTTTCGTTGCGATAACGAGTGGCGTGCAGGTAGGACGCTTCCAGCGGGAAGTTCAGATAGGTCAGCAGCTTGCCGGAAAAAATCAGCCCGCCGTTCATCACGCAGAACACCACCGGATTGCTTTCAGCCATCTGATCGTTGATTTGTGCACCGACACGGGCGATGGCCGCCTCGACTTCAGCTTCGGTGTACAGGCAGTCAGCCTCTCGCATGATTTGACGGATATGCTCGAGATCAGCAGACATGGCGCTCTCCAGGGGGGGGGACGGACTGAGGAAAAGCGGGCAAAGGTACGCATCCCTCACGGCCAGATCAAGCGTTTATGGACTAACGTACTCTATGTCTATAGGACAACACCCTCGGATAGATTAATCTAGGCCGGTTTTTTTGCCCGCCGCCGGAGCCTTTCCCATGCCCATCCTCGAGATCCGCCATCCGCTGATCCGCCATAAACTCGGCCTTATGCGCCGCGCCGACATCAGCACGAAGAATTTCCGTGAGCTCGCTCAGGAAGTCGGTGCCCTGCTGACTTATGAAGCCACCAAAGACCTGCCGCTGGAAAGCTACGACATCGAAGGCTGGTGCGGCACGGTGTCGGTCGAGAAAATCGCCGGCAAGAAAATTACCGTGGTGCCGATCCTGCGCGCCGGTATCGGCATGCTCGAAGGCGTGCTGAGCCTGATCCCGGGCGCCAAAGTCAGCGCCGTGGGTGTGGCTCGCAACGAACAAACCTTGCAGGCCCACACCTACCTGGAAAAACTGGTTCCGGAAATCAACGAGCGCCTGGCGATGATCATCGACCCGATGCTCGCTACCGGCAGCTCCATGGTCGCGACCATCGACCTGCTGAAAAAAGCCGGTTGCCGGGATATCCGCGCGATGGTGCTGGTGGCTGCCCCTGAAGGCATTGCCGCCGTAGAAAAGGCTCACCCGGACGTGACCATCTACACCGCTTCCATTGACGAGAGACTGAACGAACACGGTTACATCATCCCAGGCCTGGGCGATGCCGGTGACAAGATCTTCGGCACCAAGCAGAAGGACGCTTGAGCATGCAGCAAGAGTTCAACGATCCGCTCTGGCGCACGGTGCTGTCGGGTGCGCAGATGCTGTTCGTGGCCTTCGGCGCCCTGGTGTTGATGCCGCTGATTACCGGCCTCGACCCGAACGTGGCGCTGTTCACCGCAGGCCTGGGGACGATTCTGTTCCAGATCGTCACCGGGCGTCAGGTGCCGGTGTTCCTGGCGTCAAGCTTTGCCTTCATCACCCCGATCATTCTCGCCAAGGGCCAGTTCGGTCTCGCGGCGACCATGGGCGGTGTGATGGCGGCCGGTTTCGTCTACACCTTCCTCGGCCTTGCGGTGAAGATCAAAGGCACCGGTTTCATTGACCGTCTGCTGCCACCAGTGGTGATTGGTCCGGTGATTATCTCCATCGGCCTGGCCATGGCGCCAATCGCCGCCAACATGGCGATGGGCAAGGCTGGCGACGGCACCGAACTGATTCATTATCAGACGGCAATGCTGATCTCGATGCCAGCGCTGCTGACCACCCTGATCGTCGCGGTATTCGGTAAAGGCATCTTCCGCCTGGTACCGATCATCTCCGGCGTGCTGGTGGGTTTTGCGATGGCGTTCTATTTCGGCGTCGTTGATACCGCGAAAATTGCCGCTGCACCGTGGTTTGCGATCCCGCACTTCACCGCGCCGGAATTCAACTGGCAGGCGATTCTGTTCATCGTGCCGGTGGCCCTGGCTCCCGCCATCGAGCACATCGGCGGCGTGATCGCTGTCGGTAGCGTGACCGGTCGCGATTACCTGAAGAAACCCGGCCTGCACCGCACCCTGCTCGGCGATGGCATTGCCACCACCGCAGCCGGCCTGTTTGGCGGTCCACCCAACACCACCTATGCCGAAGTGACGGGCGCGGTGATGCTGACCAAGAACTACAACCCGAAGATCATGACCTGGGCGGCAATATTCGCCATCAGCCTGGCGTTCGTCGGCAAATTCGGCGCGCTGCTGCAAAGCATTCCAGTGCCGGTGATGGGCGGAATTCTGTGCCTGTTGTTCGGTTCGATCGCGGCGGTGGGCATGAACACGCTGATTCGCCACAAGATCGACCTGGGCGAAGCGCGCAATCTGGTGATTGTCTCGGTAACCCTGGTGTTCGGGATTGGCGGCGTCCTGGTCGGCACCGGCACAGGGCCGGACGACTTCGGCCTTAAAGGCATCGCGCTGTGCGCGGTGACGGCGATTGCACTGAACCTGTTGCTGCCGGGTAATGACAGCTGGAAGCACAAGAAGGCAAATGAATCGTTGCTGTAACGGCTTGAGATCTTTGCTGCCAGTTAGATTGCTTTCGCGAGCAGGCTCGCTCCCACAGGTTTTGTGATCGACGCCGATCCAATGTGGGAGCGAGCCTGCTCGCGAAGCTTTTAAAGCGCCAGCGGCGCTCGCTCGCACAACGAGCTCAACGCCCGCGCCCACTGCGGATCGTCGTTGAGACACGGCACCAGCACCAACTCCTCCCCTCCCGCCTCGTGGAACTGCTCTTTGCCGCGATCACCGATCTCTTCCAGCGTCTCAATGCAATCGGCGACGAATGCCGGGCACATCACCAGCACTTTCTTCACGCCCATTCCAGCCAACTCATCGAGGCGTGCTTCGGTGTAGGGTTCAATCCACTTCGCCCGGCCCAGACGCGACTGGAACGACACCGACCACTTGCCGTCCGCCAAGCCCATGCGCTTGGCAAACTCGGAGGCGGTGCGAAGGCATTGGGCGCGGTAACAGGTGGCCAACACTTCGGGGGATGCGTTCTTGCAGCAGTCTTCATTCTTGAAGCAATGCTGCCCGGTCGGATCGAGCTTGGTCAGGTGCCGCTCCGGCAAACCGTGAAAACTCAGCAGCAGGTGATCGTGATGCTGTTCCAAATAGGGCTTGGCACTGGCGACCAGCGCATCGAGGTATTCCGGCTGATCGTAGAACGGCTGGAGAATCGAGAACTGTACGTCGAGCTTCTTCTCGCGCACCACTCGTTTGGCTTCTTCGATTACCGTAGTCACGGTGCTGTCAGCGAACTGTGGATAAAGCGGCGCGAGAGTGATTTTTTTGTGGCCCTGGGCGGCCAGCTGCACCAATTTCGACTCAATCGACGGTTCACCGTAACGCATCGCCAGCTCCACCGGTCCGTGGGTCCACTGGGCTGTCATGGCCTGTTGCAGGCGACGGCTGAGCACCACCAACGGCGAGCCCTCCTCCCACCAGATCGAGGCGTAGGCGTGGGCAGACTGCTCCGGGCGCTTGAACAGGATCAGCGACACCAGCAAACGTCGCACCGGCCATGGCAGGTCGATCACATACGGGTCCATCAGAAATTGATTAAGGTAACTGCGCACATCCGCCACCGAGGTGGAGGCCGGTGAGCCCAGATTGACCAGAAGCAATGCGTGATCAGTCATGCAACGTCCTATTTCAAAGGCGGCTGGAAAGGTCGTCCAGAGCCGCGCGCAAATCAGTGAACTGGAAAGTGAAACCCGCTTCCAGCAAGCGAGCCGGTACGGCCTTCTGGCCGCCCAGCAACAGCAATGACAATTCGCCCAGACACACCTTTAACGCCAGGGCCGGCATCGGCATGAACGTCGGGCGGTGCAGCACGCTGCCCAATGTCTTGGCAAACTCGCGGTTGCGCACCGGCTTGGGCGCGCAGGCATTATAAGGACCACTGGTGTCTTCCTGATGCAGAAGAAAATCAATCAGGGCGATTTGATCGTTGATATGGATCCACGGCATCCACTGCCGGCCACTGCCGATAAGCCCGCCCAGCCCCACTTTGAAGGGCAGCAACAGCCGCGACAAAAAGCCGCCCTCGGCCGACAACACCAGCCCGGTACGAATGAAGATCACGCGAATGCCCAAGCCTTCGGCACGCTGGGCGGTTTCTTCCCAGGCGATGCACAACTGGCTGGCGAAATCATCGATGACCGGTGGAGACTTCTCGGTCAATTCCCGCTCGCCCCCGTCACCGTACCAACCGACCGCAGACCCCGAAATCAACACCTGCGGTTTTTGTTCACGGGTTTCGAGCCAGGCCAGCAGGGTTTCGGTCAGGGTGATGCGACTGCTCCACAACAGCGCTTTGCGTCTGGTTGTCCAGGGGCGATCGGCAATCGGTGCACCCGCGAGGTTGATAATCGCATCCACCGACTCCTGGCCGATGTCCTCGAGGCGGGCCACTCCGCGCACTTGGGCACCGCAGATTTTCGCGACTTTTTCAGGCTGGCGACTCCAGACCGTCAGGCGATGACCCTGACTCAACCAGAGGCGGCAGAGTTGACGTCCTATCAAACCAGTACCGCCGGTCAGCAATATGTGCATGACTACTTCCTCGCGTAGCGTTTTACCCTGATCACTAGTCTATTTTTATAAGCAGGGATCTTTGGTATCGGGCAGGCTCTGTGATTAACAATAGGCCAAGCTGTCAGAACGAGAACGCTAAAAGTTATACCAAAAAACAATATTGTACAGGTTTAAACCACGGCGTAGTCTGTACAGAAAGGTAAACGAGGCCCCTATGACTGTACCTATCGCAATCATCGGCACCGGCATCGCCGGGCTCTCCGCCGCCCAAGCCCTGACAGAGGTCGGGCATGTCGTTCAACTTTTCGATAAAAGCCGCGGCAGTGGCGGACGCATGTCAAGCAAGCGCAGCGATGCGGGTGCTCTGGACATGGGCGCGCAATATTTCACTGCCCGCGATCGCCGCTTCGTCACTGAAGTCCAGCGCTGGCAAGGCAACGGCTGGGTCGCTGAATGGATGCCGCAGCTCTACACCTACCATGGCGGCCAGCTCAGCCTGTCGCCGGACGAACAGACGCGCTGGGTCGGCACGCCGCGCATGAGCGCCATCACCCGCGGCCTGCTCGGCGACCTGGAAGTGCATTTCGCCTGCCGCATTACCGAGGTCTATCGCGGCGAGGAGCACTGGCATCTGCAGGACGCCGAAGGCTTCACCCACGGCCCGTTCAGTCATGTGATCATCGCCACGCCGGCGCCTCAGGCGACTGCACTGCTGGCCTCCGCGCCGAAACTCGCCGGTGCCGCCGCCGGGGTGAAAATGGACCCGACCTGGGCTGTCGCGCTGGCGTTCGAGACACCGCTGGATACGCCCATGGAAGGCTGCTTCGTACAGGACAGCCCGCTCGACTGGCTGGCTCGCAACCGCAGCAAACCTGGACGTGACAACACCCTCGACACCTGGGTCCTGCACGCCACCAGTGCCTGGAGCCGGCAACATATCGACCTGCCCAAAGAAGCAGTGATCGAGCAATTACACGGCGCATTTGCCGAGCTGCTGCACAGCGCCATGCCTGCCCCGACCTTTAGCCTAGCTCACCGCTGGCTCTACGCCCGCCCCGCCAGC
It encodes:
- a CDS encoding YajG family lipoprotein — encoded protein: MLQRLLFGLITVTSLTLVGCAHSPQQLNPEPKLTTQLAPVGHGQPVVVRVVDGRPSPTLGTRGGLYPETSAITVQGAQILPKLQAQAEAAVRLLGFTPTNNAPNAPQITVTLAELKYQSPKEGMYVTEATIGATFRSDVQNANRRYSGRYGASLDQRFGMAPNQETNTKLVSDVLSDALTRLFKDPTIGQILGE
- the mqo gene encoding malate dehydrogenase (quinone); its protein translation is MAHNEAVDVVLVGAGIMSATLAVLLKELDPAIKLEVVELMDSGAAESSNPWNNAGTGHAGLCELNYTPQAADGTVDIKKAVHINTQFEVSKQFWSYLTRKSTFGSCKTFISPVPHLSFVQSDDGVSFLKERFKTLSKHHAFSDMEYTEDKATMAEWMPLMMPGRPADEVVAATRVMNGTDVNFGALTNQLLKHLTSAPDAQVKYCKRVTGLKRNGSGWTVSIKDVNSGNSRDVDAKFVFLGAGGAALPLLQASGIEESKGFGGFPISGQWLRCDNPEVVKHHQAKVYSQAAVGSPPMSVPHLDTRVVDGKKSLLFGPYAGFTTKFLKHGSFMDLPMSVRAGNIGPMLAVAKNNMDLTKYLVSEVMQSMEQRLDSLRRFYPEAKAEDWRLEVAGQRVQIIKKDPKKGGVLQFGTELVAAKDGTLAALLGASPGASVTVSIMLELIEKCFPNKTSGEWAAKLAEIFPAREKVLETDAALYRKINVQNNVALELVEASNETESYA
- a CDS encoding PA4642 family protein, which translates into the protein MRKDKKQVIGDEIGDEQIKLFLDFEPVDATSPSLHKLIKAYRGLRIDDFGRFLTFFVEAGLDLDGKDEHGNDFVALIKDQRNAAEYIELIEKARG
- a CDS encoding WbuC family cupin fold metalloprotein, whose product is MTAPSFLDQTLFAELAEKAAANPRGRQHHNFHQMEDACHRMAVGLQPNTYIPPHRHLGDNKAETLLVLKGRLGLLIFDESGAVLKKQILQAGGDCVGVDLPTGVFHGLVVLEADSLMFECKAGPYRPVGEGELAHWAPREGEPGVAEYHAWMRAQFD
- a CDS encoding hypoxanthine-guanine phosphoribosyltransferase, with amino-acid sequence MSADLEHIRQIMREADCLYTEAEVEAAIARVGAQINDQMAESNPVVFCVMNGGLIFSGKLLTYLNFPLEASYLHATRYRNETSGGDLFWKAKPEVSFIDRDVLIIDDILDEGHTLGAIIDFCKHAGARAVHTAVLIDKDHDRKARPDLKADFVGLPCIDRYIFGYGMDYKGYWRNANGIFAVKGM
- the upp gene encoding uracil phosphoribosyltransferase; protein product: MPILEIRHPLIRHKLGLMRRADISTKNFRELAQEVGALLTYEATKDLPLESYDIEGWCGTVSVEKIAGKKITVVPILRAGIGMLEGVLSLIPGAKVSAVGVARNEQTLQAHTYLEKLVPEINERLAMIIDPMLATGSSMVATIDLLKKAGCRDIRAMVLVAAPEGIAAVEKAHPDVTIYTASIDERLNEHGYIIPGLGDAGDKIFGTKQKDA
- a CDS encoding uracil-xanthine permease family protein; the protein is MQQEFNDPLWRTVLSGAQMLFVAFGALVLMPLITGLDPNVALFTAGLGTILFQIVTGRQVPVFLASSFAFITPIILAKGQFGLAATMGGVMAAGFVYTFLGLAVKIKGTGFIDRLLPPVVIGPVIISIGLAMAPIAANMAMGKAGDGTELIHYQTAMLISMPALLTTLIVAVFGKGIFRLVPIISGVLVGFAMAFYFGVVDTAKIAAAPWFAIPHFTAPEFNWQAILFIVPVALAPAIEHIGGVIAVGSVTGRDYLKKPGLHRTLLGDGIATTAAGLFGGPPNTTYAEVTGAVMLTKNYNPKIMTWAAIFAISLAFVGKFGALLQSIPVPVMGGILCLLFGSIAAVGMNTLIRHKIDLGEARNLVIVSVTLVFGIGGVLVGTGTGPDDFGLKGIALCAVTAIALNLLLPGNDSWKHKKANESLL
- the hemH gene encoding ferrochelatase; protein product: MTDHALLLVNLGSPASTSVADVRSYLNQFLMDPYVIDLPWPVRRLLVSLILFKRPEQSAHAYASIWWEEGSPLVVLSRRLQQAMTAQWTHGPVELAMRYGEPSIESKLVQLAAQGHKKITLAPLYPQFADSTVTTVIEEAKRVVREKKLDVQFSILQPFYDQPEYLDALVASAKPYLEQHHDHLLLSFHGLPERHLTKLDPTGQHCFKNEDCCKNASPEVLATCYRAQCLRTASEFAKRMGLADGKWSVSFQSRLGRAKWIEPYTEARLDELAGMGVKKVLVMCPAFVADCIETLEEIGDRGKEQFHEAGGEELVLVPCLNDDPQWARALSSLCERAPLAL
- a CDS encoding TIGR01777 family oxidoreductase, encoding MHILLTGGTGLIGRQLCRLWLSQGHRLTVWSRQPEKVAKICGAQVRGVARLEDIGQESVDAIINLAGAPIADRPWTTRRKALLWSSRITLTETLLAWLETREQKPQVLISGSAVGWYGDGGERELTEKSPPVIDDFASQLCIAWEETAQRAEGLGIRVIFIRTGLVLSAEGGFLSRLLLPFKVGLGGLIGSGRQWMPWIHINDQIALIDFLLHQEDTSGPYNACAPKPVRNREFAKTLGSVLHRPTFMPMPALALKVCLGELSLLLLGGQKAVPARLLEAGFTFQFTDLRAALDDLSSRL
- a CDS encoding NAD(P)/FAD-dependent oxidoreductase, encoding MTVPIAIIGTGIAGLSAAQALTEVGHVVQLFDKSRGSGGRMSSKRSDAGALDMGAQYFTARDRRFVTEVQRWQGNGWVAEWMPQLYTYHGGQLSLSPDEQTRWVGTPRMSAITRGLLGDLEVHFACRITEVYRGEEHWHLQDAEGFTHGPFSHVIIATPAPQATALLASAPKLAGAAAGVKMDPTWAVALAFETPLDTPMEGCFVQDSPLDWLARNRSKPGRDNTLDTWVLHATSAWSRQHIDLPKEAVIEQLHGAFAELLHSAMPAPTFSLAHRWLYARPASSHEWGALADADLGLYVCGDWCLSGRVEGAWLSGQEAARRLHAHLQ